From a region of the Bacillus oleivorans genome:
- the aspS gene encoding aspartate--tRNA ligase, with amino-acid sequence MFGRTYFCGEVTEHMTGEEVILKGWVQKRRDLGGLIFIDLRDRTGIVQVVFNPDVSKEALEIAEKVRSEYVLDVRGKVVTREEGTINDQIKTGKIEIQALQVNIINEAKTPPFSISDHTEVSEELRLKYRYLDLRRREMFETLQLRHNVTKTIRHFLDENGFLEVETPILTKSTPEGARDYLVPSRVHPGEFYALPQSPQLFKQLLMVGGVERYYQIARCFRDEDLRADRQPEFTQVDIETSFLSSEDIITLMESMMKQLMKKVKGIEIEASFPRITYFEAMDRYGSDKPDTRFGLELVNVSEYVKESDFKVFASTVENGGQVKGINVKGAADKYSRKDIDGLTEFVSRYGAKGLAWLKVEEGELKGPISKFFDETKQTELKTAFEADTGDLLLFVADRPAVVADSLGALRLKLGKELQLIDEKAFNFLWVTDWPLLEYDEEEGRYYAAHHPFTMPVREDLALLESNPEKVRAQAYDLVLNGYELGGGSLRIFERDIQEKMFEVLGFTKEEAREQFGFLLDAFEYGTPPHGGIALGLDRLVMLLAGRTNLRDTIAFPKTASASDLLTNAPGEVSDAQLQELHLATTVKK; translated from the coding sequence ATGTTTGGAAGAACGTATTTTTGTGGAGAAGTAACCGAACATATGACAGGTGAGGAAGTTATTTTAAAAGGCTGGGTCCAGAAGCGCAGAGATTTAGGGGGACTGATCTTCATCGACCTTCGTGACAGAACCGGGATCGTTCAGGTTGTGTTTAATCCTGATGTTTCAAAGGAAGCGTTAGAAATAGCAGAAAAGGTCAGAAGTGAATATGTTCTTGATGTTCGCGGAAAAGTGGTTACCCGTGAAGAAGGAACAATCAACGATCAAATAAAAACAGGTAAAATTGAGATTCAGGCTTTACAAGTAAACATCATAAATGAAGCAAAGACACCGCCATTTTCGATATCGGATCATACGGAAGTATCGGAAGAGCTCCGTTTAAAATATCGTTATTTAGATTTAAGAAGACGTGAGATGTTTGAAACTTTACAATTAAGACATAACGTTACTAAAACGATCCGTCATTTTCTCGATGAGAATGGGTTCTTAGAAGTAGAGACTCCAATCTTAACGAAGAGTACACCAGAAGGAGCAAGAGACTACTTAGTTCCAAGCAGGGTACATCCTGGCGAGTTCTATGCACTTCCTCAATCACCGCAGCTTTTCAAACAGCTGTTAATGGTTGGCGGGGTTGAAAGGTATTATCAAATTGCCCGCTGCTTTAGAGATGAAGATTTACGGGCAGACAGACAGCCTGAATTTACCCAAGTGGATATCGAAACGAGCTTTTTAAGCAGTGAAGATATTATTACCTTAATGGAATCGATGATGAAGCAGTTAATGAAGAAGGTAAAAGGAATCGAGATTGAAGCCTCCTTCCCGCGGATTACTTACTTTGAAGCCATGGACCGCTATGGATCTGATAAGCCGGATACCCGTTTTGGATTAGAATTGGTGAATGTATCCGAGTATGTTAAGGAATCTGATTTTAAAGTGTTCGCTTCCACGGTTGAAAACGGCGGTCAAGTAAAAGGAATTAATGTAAAGGGTGCGGCTGACAAATACTCCAGAAAGGACATTGATGGTCTTACTGAATTTGTTTCACGCTATGGAGCAAAGGGATTAGCATGGTTAAAGGTGGAAGAAGGAGAATTAAAAGGTCCAATCAGTAAATTCTTTGATGAAACCAAACAAACAGAACTAAAAACTGCATTTGAAGCTGATACGGGCGACCTTCTTCTGTTTGTGGCTGACCGTCCCGCTGTTGTGGCTGATTCCCTTGGGGCACTGAGATTAAAGCTAGGAAAAGAGTTACAGCTAATTGATGAAAAAGCCTTTAACTTCCTATGGGTAACAGATTGGCCATTACTTGAGTACGATGAAGAAGAAGGCCGATATTACGCAGCACATCATCCATTTACAATGCCTGTAAGAGAGGATTTGGCGTTATTAGAATCCAATCCTGAAAAAGTAAGGGCACAAGCTTACGATTTAGTTTTAAACGGATACGAATTAGGCGGAGGGTCTCTTCGTATTTTTGAAAGAGACATTCAAGAAAAGATGTTTGAAGTACTAGGCTTTACAAAAGAGGAAGCAAGGGAACAATTTGGTTTCCTGCTCGATGCGTTTGAGTATGGTACACCTCCACATGGCGGAATTGCCCTCGGACTCGACCGATTGGTTATGTTACTTGCGGGCCGTACGAATTTACGGGATACAATTGCATTCCCGAAAACAGCAAGTGCCAGTGACCTGCTTACTAATGCACCTGGTGAAGTGAGTGATGCGCAATTACAAGAGCTTCATTTGGCAACCACCGTAAAAAAATAG
- the hisS gene encoding histidine--tRNA ligase, with translation MSSIQIPRGTQDILPGESEKWQWVEQIAKDICSAYQYKEIRTPIFEHTELFQRGVGDSTDIVQKEMYTFKDRGDRSITLRPEGTASVVRSFVSHKMHGLPDQPVKLYYLGPMFRYERPQAGRFRQFVQFGVEALGSDDPAIDAEVISLAMNIYKKAGLKNIKLVINSLGDPESRTAYREALVNHFKDGIHEFCTDCQNRLEKNPLRILDCKKDRDHSLMKSAPSILDFLNENSSNYFRMVQNYLTQLDIPFEVDPNLVRGLDYYNHTAFEIMSNAEGFGAITTLCGGGRYNGLVEDLGGPETSGIGFAFSIERLLAAIEAEGLDIEFTKPLDCYFIVLGEKAKEKVVKVLQDIRLNGISAEMDYLNRKMKAQMKAANRLQAKQVVIVGDEELDRGVAVLKNMESGEQKEVEWNKLFDEIKSVM, from the coding sequence GTGAGCAGTATTCAAATTCCAAGAGGAACACAGGATATTTTGCCTGGAGAAAGTGAAAAATGGCAGTGGGTTGAACAAATTGCAAAAGATATTTGCTCAGCCTACCAGTATAAAGAAATTAGGACTCCAATCTTTGAACACACAGAGTTATTTCAAAGAGGAGTAGGTGACTCTACTGATATTGTTCAAAAAGAGATGTATACCTTTAAGGATCGGGGCGATCGAAGTATCACATTAAGGCCAGAAGGAACTGCTTCAGTTGTACGTTCCTTTGTCAGTCATAAAATGCACGGTTTGCCTGATCAGCCTGTGAAGCTTTATTATTTAGGACCGATGTTTCGCTATGAAAGACCGCAAGCAGGCAGGTTCAGACAGTTTGTTCAGTTTGGTGTTGAAGCACTCGGAAGTGATGATCCTGCTATTGATGCAGAAGTCATTTCCTTGGCAATGAATATTTACAAAAAAGCAGGTTTAAAAAATATTAAGCTTGTGATTAATAGTTTGGGTGATCCTGAAAGCCGTACAGCTTATCGCGAGGCACTTGTTAATCACTTTAAAGACGGAATCCATGAGTTTTGTACAGATTGTCAAAATCGATTAGAAAAAAATCCGTTAAGAATATTAGACTGTAAAAAGGATCGGGATCATAGCTTAATGAAATCAGCACCTTCGATTCTCGATTTCCTAAATGAGAATTCTAGTAACTACTTTAGGATGGTACAAAACTATCTCACACAACTAGATATCCCCTTCGAAGTGGATCCTAATTTAGTACGCGGCTTAGACTACTATAACCATACAGCTTTTGAAATTATGAGTAATGCTGAAGGATTTGGAGCGATCACCACTCTTTGTGGCGGGGGCCGATATAATGGGTTAGTTGAAGATTTAGGCGGACCGGAAACTTCTGGAATTGGGTTTGCTTTTAGCATTGAGCGATTATTAGCAGCGATAGAAGCAGAAGGTTTAGACATTGAATTCACTAAACCTTTAGATTGCTATTTTATTGTATTAGGTGAAAAAGCCAAGGAAAAAGTAGTCAAAGTTTTACAGGATATAAGACTAAACGGTATTTCTGCTGAAATGGATTACCTGAACCGAAAGATGAAAGCGCAAATGAAAGCTGCGAACCGCCTTCAAGCGAAACAGGTTGTAATTGTAGGGGATGAAGAGCTAGACAGAGGTGTTGCGGTATTAAAAAACATGGAATCTGGCGAGCAGAAAGAAGTTGAATGGAACAAGCTTTTTGATGAAATAAAATCGGTTATGTAA